A single genomic interval of Chryseobacterium paludis harbors:
- a CDS encoding DNA-formamidopyrimidine glycosylase family protein: MPEGPSILLMKESLQEFVGRKVTEASGNAKFEKKALVGKTLLDIRTFGKQTYLVFHAVSVRIHLLMFGSYSINEQTKPDKSLRLSLKFKSGSMYFYTCSVKLVEAEFLTTIDWEADIMSEDWNPKKAEKKLKAKPEMMVCDALMNQDIFSGVGNIIKNEVLFRIGVQPESKTGNLPPKKLKELIKEARNYSFDFLKWKREFVLKKHWLVHTKSTCPKCGQKLIKKQTGIGKRRSFYCEKDQKFY; encoded by the coding sequence ATGCCAGAAGGACCGTCTATATTATTAATGAAAGAAAGTCTGCAGGAATTTGTAGGCAGGAAAGTGACTGAAGCTTCAGGAAATGCTAAATTTGAAAAGAAAGCATTAGTAGGGAAAACCCTTCTTGATATCAGAACTTTTGGAAAACAAACCTACCTCGTTTTTCATGCTGTGAGTGTCCGAATTCATTTACTGATGTTTGGTTCTTATAGCATTAATGAACAGACAAAGCCTGACAAGAGCCTGCGATTATCATTAAAGTTCAAATCCGGATCTATGTATTTTTATACATGTTCTGTAAAGCTCGTCGAAGCTGAGTTCTTAACAACCATCGATTGGGAAGCTGATATCATGAGTGAGGATTGGAATCCCAAGAAAGCTGAAAAGAAACTAAAAGCAAAACCAGAAATGATGGTTTGTGATGCTTTAATGAATCAGGATATTTTTTCCGGTGTGGGAAACATCATCAAAAATGAAGTCCTATTCAGAATCGGAGTACAGCCTGAGAGTAAGACTGGAAATCTTCCACCTAAAAAATTAAAGGAACTTATTAAAGAGGCCAGAAATTATAGCTTCGACTTTTTAAAATGGAAGAGAGAATTTGTTTTGAAAAAACACTGGCTTGTTCATACCAAAAGTACTTGCCCCAAATGTGGTCAGAAACTCATTAAAAAGCAAACCGGCATTGGGAAAAGGCGGAGTTTTTATTGTGAAAAGGATCAAAAATTTTATTAG
- a CDS encoding LytR/AlgR family response regulator transcription factor — MNCIIIDDEPLARAEMHSLINEVSKIEILGEFSNAHSALDFLKNNLVDFIFLDIEMPLMTGLEFVEMLPKRTLIIFTTAYSQYALKSYELEAVDYLLKPIDKQRLKKAIDKAILYTELLSADTIKSTVESNTADFLFIKAERRFYKINFVDIKYIEGLKDYVVIHTQNQKLITAMNLKTIHQKITSDSFIRVSKSYVINIDYIDSFDNHNIYINDSEIPIGEVYKLDFFTKYTGGFLNSDV, encoded by the coding sequence ATGAATTGTATTATCATAGATGACGAGCCTTTGGCAAGAGCAGAAATGCATTCTTTAATTAATGAAGTTTCTAAAATTGAGATTCTTGGTGAATTTTCTAATGCACATTCCGCTTTGGATTTTCTTAAGAATAACTTAGTTGATTTCATATTTCTGGATATAGAAATGCCTTTGATGACTGGATTGGAATTTGTAGAAATGCTTCCAAAGCGTACTTTAATCATCTTTACAACCGCTTATTCACAATATGCTTTGAAAAGTTATGAACTGGAAGCGGTGGATTATTTATTGAAACCTATTGATAAGCAAAGGTTAAAAAAAGCAATAGATAAAGCCATTCTGTATACTGAACTTTTATCTGCAGACACCATAAAAAGTACCGTGGAGTCTAATACAGCCGATTTTTTATTTATTAAAGCGGAACGAAGATTTTATAAAATCAATTTTGTAGATATTAAGTATATTGAAGGTTTAAAGGACTATGTTGTTATTCATACTCAAAATCAGAAACTGATTACAGCAATGAACCTGAAAACTATTCATCAGAAAATTACATCGGATTCTTTTATAAGGGTTAGTAAATCATATGTAATTAACATTGATTATATTGACTCTTTTGATAATCACAATATTTATATCAATGATTCAGAAATTCCCATAGGAGAGGTATATAAATTAGATTTTTTTACAAAATATACAGGTGGGTTTTTAAATTCTGACGTTTAG